The Vitis vinifera cultivar Pinot Noir 40024 chromosome 7, ASM3070453v1 genomic interval gcgatacccaaagataaatgtatcatccacttgtctctggtaatccgctgcaagttcctccctttccacagcaaactcccgttcaagttcctctttttgcacatccagacgcagctgcaagtcttccttctgcttcttttcattcaaaacttctgtccggagtcgactcaattcatcccttagccgggctgcctcaccctccgcctcatgaaggcggcccgcagttgattcttcttgaccctttgcctcagccaactccacccggagggcttcattttcctctcgcatggtggatagactggcctcagcctcctccattctcagacgcagttgattttcaatctcttggtgCCGAGAGGAGAAGGTCTTCATATAGTCTGCGGTCTGCAGCAGCTGAGTAAAAAGAGCGTGTTGTTGAGACATGCTGCGGAGGCCCCTCACCAGCTAacacacaaacaagaaaagcaaaaacataaatcatactacaacaaacacatcagtgcaacaaaaagtcaaaaagcaaaaacacaagaCAGCGGCGtaccgtttctatcatatcaaacatcttagcagagggcttgatggctttccagtcaggagtaatctgctttaacttagcttccaactccgcgtagctgaaaTGGCTAGCGGGAGCGGCATCATCAGCAGATTCCTCCTCGGATGAGGAAGGAGAGGGTAGCTCGTGTCCCGGAATCGGAGCCCCCATATTTTCGTCCGGGCACATAGGTCCGGATGCATCCTCAGCCGGAATTATTGCCGGAACGGCTGAGGTCTCAGTAgccatctccacctcgcctccatccggatgagcgtcatgagcagaagcgcagctaatttcaatctcttgctgccgctcttgaagccgcTCAAAGAGTCCGGACTGTAGATCGCGCGTCAAACGCGGCTTCTTGAGGGGAGGCCCTTTCACCAGGACTATAGCCAGGCGATCCGGGTcgtcggaaggctgactttggctttctgcccccgcttcctccaacggggCCGTTTCAGCTGCATCCGGATTGAGGTTGCCCGGATGGTTgatagatgcagcttcctcagccacgttGGCTAGACGCGCAGCCGCGACTAAGGAGGGACCTGAGTGATTCAACCCCGACATGCGCCCggggccgcttgagatagagtgcggagcagcatttactggctcctctatcattacttccccctcataggtagtttgtggaggaggaaactccttgggaggagtgggttccttcgcatccttcccatgcttcttcaccagcttccccCTTTTTCCTGACGTTTTCTTCGGAGGGGAGTCCGGACCCcgcttctgtccgggagccttccggatagtgccttcaGTCTTTTTCTGATCTCTATCCTCTAGGAGCTTTCGCCGCCTTTCAGCGTCAGCTTCTTTAGCTTCCTGATAGAGGGGGAGCTCTTTCActgtataatgctccccaggcactatctcATCCTTTGCCAATTTCCTAGGAAGGATgttgataacatattcctggggctcccggacgacctCTGTCAAATTCCGCGCCGAGAgcaatgttttgtaggccctctccttgggatctatttcaaataatttgcagACACAGGCAAAGGAtgccttttccacccaatccacaaggtggcccctcaattccaaacctgcattgtcagcaacaaaaggtgagaattcCGCCCGGAAAGATCTGGAAAAATCAGCAAagcaaaatctaaaaaaaaaaaaaaaaaaaaaaaaaaaaaaaaaaaaaaaaatcgcaaaACAAGATTACCCGGAATTTTTAGGGTATAATTCGGAGAAAAAGGCCTCGACGGATGCTGCGATAGCCCCGCCCATCCACCCCAGACtgccaccagccccttcgcccctccctttgtcgaatctggcagttctgtcaccatttgaagggagggcaggtgagcggacacactgaagatatcattctttgctttcttcagggaatagacaaagaacacttcCAGTAGCGTCAGGTCGAGGCTGTACAGCATgttgatgatgctgcatcccatcagcacccggacaaggttgggGTGAATAAAGATAGGGGGAATttgagagaagtggaggaattccttgaacaacgccggcagagggaaccggagccccgcgttgaattgttcctttgtgaagaggataGCGTTTTTTCCACCTTTCTCAGTAGGCATAGCCGCCTCCTCGTTCACCAGGTCTATCAACACGTCATGGGGGATCAGGAATCGCTCCCGGAACTCCTTCGCATTTAATTTGTCTATCGCCTTTTCGCTAGCCTCGCTGACCCGGACAGACGAAACAgtcttttttggagccatttcttaccacaaagccaAAGCAAAATCTACACGCAAAAACAATGCAAACGGTTCAGACCAAGCaatcagaaaatacacaaaccctaactcaAAGCCGtcagaaaaacccctcaaaaacccctccaaacaacaacaaagtaccaacattcaacaacaattgCAAACGACTCGTCCAAAACAATGCCCAAGCAAGCCAGAAAGCAAGTGTAAAGAACCAGCAAACGCAACCAAAGGAACGGCAGTAGCAAAGAGATACGTACCAAATACAGCACCGAAGAAGAAGAACGGGTACCGCCTTGATACAAAATCACCAGCAGCAAACCAACAAAGTCGCGATACAAAAGCACTGGTACAAAAGAGCTTTCGGAGTTTTTTTCTCAGAAAAGCAAAAGGCGTAGAAAAAGCAGTAAGAAGAAAGActctcaagagaatgcagtaggaaaaaatacaaaaagaggtacagtaccctatttatagcaggacagcccctcggaaagccaaaccaacagccatgttatcattgaaacgacatattgtcTGGGGATACGcagggtcggcggctcgtcataaaagcctttttggcttccgcacccccactcgccacgtggcccagtcagacgaagggacttcttcagttttcaaaagccagttatttttaacccgcccattttttgggcaaaataggcaagttaaaaaggggggcaatgtagggacccctccccttgggaaacacgtggcacgcagctcatagtgacgcgtggcacatgttatcagccggaccatcattatccggattcccctaaggatatgcatggtgtagacatcctatccggaccgcctcaaggaaaggcaaacgacgtttcatcttctcctatccaaggaagagcaaacgacgctggcagagcgtacacatccggataggctccacaacacatccggatagtcagcatgagccatccggatataaatcttctAGATGGTCAATtaaaagtaaagcgagtcttacacgcaatcacaacaagcagccatggcccacatcccatcacctgcagaatgagaagacaagaggaagtgacagcaagtcacttcccacgatcattctgcataatcgcttcccacgatctctgacggccgcatcacctaccatagtctctgacagccattcataggatgatagtgctcctactaacacctattgtcatcatcacaacagaaaagatctcctcaccattaatgagaggaacagtacccctgaagctggatatatataccttcgcacgaagaagaaaggggatctcctggtaacctcttgatacctagaaaaaggccaactgatttatatatctctttctcaccatggctaataaaaccatcggagggtgcgtccggacaccctgtccggatgccttttgcaggtgcaaccactgaatcaagaaccccttgtgtgttgagaatcacgtgtccatccatatagcagcaacgtggaccatcggatacgcgaggcgacaacagCTCCCACATTATCATAGTAAATTGTTGGAGTAAATATTGGAGAATGGGTATGAAGTTTGTAAAGTAGATTTTGCACCCAATTGATTTCAATTATGGTGGTAGCAATAGCTTAATATTTCGCTTCAATTGAAGATCAAgccattgttttttatttcttagaaAACTTTAACCGATTGGGTTACACCCAAGAAACATAACATAGGTTGATGTGGAAGTGTGATCATTAGAGTTTCCCACCCAATCAACATTCGCAAAGGCATGGAGAGTGCTTATGAAGAAAGAGGCCAAGATGACTAATGCCTTTGAGATACTGAAGAACCCTCTTGACTACAGATCAACCAATAAGTAGTGGATGGGTAGTGCATGAACTAGGAGAGTTTGTTCACGGCAAAGGAAATGTCAGGCCGACCAAGGGAGAGGTACTACATAAAAGCAATGACCTGGCGGTATTTAGTGGGATCAGTTGGAGGGGCCCCATTATGCAACTTAAAAGACATTATGGATGAGAGCGGGATGGAAACGTCATTTGCACCAAGCATATTGTGTTTCTCTAGTAGGTCATGGATGTACTTGTACTGAGAAAGGAAGAGGCCAGAGGAAGTATGTATGGCTTCAACTCCAAGGAAGTATGCCAAAGGACTAAGATCTTTAAGGGAAAAAAGTTGAGCTAGAGTGGTAGTAAACTGTTGGACCAGTTGAGAGGATGTGTCTGTGATGATGAGGCCATCCACATAAACAAGAAGGAACATAATAAACTCATTTTTATGATGGATGAAAAGCGAGCTATTAGACTTGGACATGATGAAACCAATCGATAGTAAGAAACTCTGGAGTTTTGTGTACTATGCATGTTGTGTCTGATGAAGACCATAGAGAGCCTTCTGTAATTTGTAGACATGCAGTAGGAATTAGGGATGAAGAAAGCCTCATGGTTGTTGCATAAAACCATATTCAATTAAATTTCCCTACAAAAAGGCATTGTTAACATCCAATTGGTGCAAAGCCCAACCATTAGTGACAGttaagtgaaaattttgaattgttgTTGGTTTGACCATTGGACTAAAAGTGTCTAAGAAATCAACTCTAGGTCTTTGATGAAAGCCTTTAGCAACTAGGTGAGCTCTATATCACATCATTGAGCCATTAGGATTCCACTTAAtacaaaaaatccctttgcaccCAACAATGTTCTATGCGGGGTTAGGGGAAACGAGGGTCCAGGTAGAGTTATAGACTAAGGCATCAAATTCCTTACTCATTGCTTGTCGTCAATGAGGAATTTCTAAGGCTTGGGAGACACTTGTGGGTTCCAAGGACTCATTGGATAATGAGGTAGTGGCAGTCAAATTGAGAACTTGTTTgggtttgaaaatattatttttggctCTAGTAATCATGTTGTGACCATGGTGTGGGGATGAGGAGTTGGTTTGGTGAGGTGTGATAAAGGATAATGTGGGGATTGACTTACCTATGAGGATTTGTGCAAATGGCCAACATTAGGATGAAATGAAAGAGTATAGTCCAAGTGAACCAAGTCATTAGGTGGACAATGGGTTATATGTGGTGGGTCTAGGTTTGGTGAACTAGGATAGAAAGTATGGGTATCCGAAATTGGAAATTGGGTAGGTTGGTCAAGGAGAACCAATTGGAGAGGCTTGTGTTTATGACCCTATCTTCCCATAATGAGAGAGTTTGAAAGGGTAATTTTGATTCCATAAATGCAACATGACGGGAGACAAAGAGTTTATAGGACATAGGATCAAAGCAACGATAGACATTATGTTCTATGGAGTAACTAAATAACACATAAGGATAAGAACGAGGATCAAGTTTGTGAAACGTATAGGGACGAAGCCAAGGGTATCACAAGTGTCCAAATACCTGAAAATTTGTACATGTAATTGGGAcgtttcttgaaaaaaaaatcaaaaggagATGAATCACCCATGAAGGTGCTTCAgcattctaaataaaatttctattttttcaatttgttaaataaccaatttcctttattttattataaaatattcaaataatagtttattttcaaaatgattatattttcaattatcatACAAGTCCACTTCATACCTTTTACATCATTATCTTCAATTAACCCAACCATACTTATATGCTTAAATCTAGGTTTATTCTATAGCAATCTTGATTCTTCAAAGATAGTATAAATAATAGGAAATACATAGAATCATAAAATCAGAATGAAttgaacaaaattgtcaacttaaTATAAATAACCTAATGCACGAACAATAAAATTCGTCAAAGAAATCTCTCTTGCCACGATAGGAGATTTTTTTAATCCTCCAACTACattttcatagaatctaaatcCACTTACAATGAGGTTGGATAATTTGAATTAAACTTATGGGAGTCTCAAGTAGTTTCTACCTTTAAGGCGCATGATCTCCATGGATTTCGTTACTAGTCCAGACAGTATCCAGCATGATACATTCCAAATCCTAATAATGCTGATCCAACTGATATTATTCTAAATCCTGATTATGCAATAATCTAGATGTGTCATGGCAATGGTTATAATTCCTAGGCTGAAATATGGTGTTTTCTTGAACAAAATTGTTCATCAAATCAAGGCTTGAAATTCTTGAGCGAAGAAGCAATCTTGAtattaattattcataaatttattgtATATAGTCTTAGAGTGTGTTTAGCAATGATTTTATGAATtgcttttaacattttttatgtttgaaaaataaatattttcaagtgttagaaaggcttaaaaacatttctcagaatcactatcaaacgcacttTTAGAGtcatttggtaatgattttaggatgtgtttttcatatttttaatatttataaatttttatcattcaagtgttaaaaatgttagaactGCTTTTTAGAATCACTCTTAAACACATTCTTAAAGtgtatttgacaataattttagagaatgattttaatctttctaacacttgaaaatttttattttttaaatactagaAATACtataaacacttcttaaaattactgtcaaacatgCTCTTATAACACacttgatgatgattttgaaaagtgtttttaatttttttaatatttgaaaaattttatcttttaagtattaaaaatttttaatacttaaaacaCTTACACTTGttgaacaaataattttttatgatgtaTTTTGTTGATGTGAGTATTGAGGGTAGTTTTGTTTCTCCCtggaaataaaatttggaaatacGTAAACAAATTAGGAAATGGGTGATGTTAATCCATAGTACAACTTCCTTCACGAAAAGCTCAATTCTTCTTTGCGCTTGAGGATGACTTGAACTAGCTTCATCTCAAATcaatgatatgatattttctattttctagttAAATTGAAAACCCACTCATGTACAAACACAAGAGGAGTGATACAAACAAATTTTCATGGTTAATCAATTATTCATGTCTAATGTAGACATACAGTGTGGCTCCAACTACTGCAATTTATACAACATGGGCTTAACAGAGTTCTGTCATGAACACCAGCCAGCACTCTTCAGGGATGAAGCCAAAAATGCATTCACAGCATTCGGGCTTTGGCAGAGAATCAGATCTGAGAAGTACTTGTTCAACAACTGCGGGGATTCTAAATGCATCCACAGTCAGGGAGGCGAGTAATTGAGGCAAGCCATCTCAGCCTATTGTTAGCATGTATTGGATGAGTTTACGCATTTCCAGGACAAAACCCTTGTTTGCATGCACTCCATTGCCTGAAATCATGGGAACATTGTGtttcaattaaaatttgtgaTAAACAGAGTCAAACGGGTAACTTCACTGTAGTTGTAAGGTGATTACAAATACTGAAAATTTTCAGTTTTCGAAAAACCTAAATTATTCAAATCAGAATGGTACTCTTGACATGTGCCTTCTTTTCAACATGTTATCATCAACAATCAACATAAAAATGTGTAAGCTGTATAAATTTAGATGGTTTCATGAGGATATGCAATGCAGGAAGAACAAGAGCTGCATTACCTCAGAAACGTCTTGATTTTTGTTGCGGAGGGTAGCCAGGCATCCCCATTCCAGGGTCTTTTCTTCTCATCTGTAGCCAGATAATGTAGTATTAATCAGAAACAGGAACCAGCACTTTGTGACAACAAAAGTTCAGAAAAATAAAGACCTGTTGCTGATGGGCCTGGGCAGCAACACCCCGCTGCATAGGGATACTTCCAGGATTCATTCCACCTCCCATTGCAGCCTGGGATGTGAGATTATAGGCTGACATGCCTTGAGCTTGTATTCTTTGCATCCCAACCACAGGCATTGGCCGAGGAACAGACCGATTGGGCACCACATGACCAGCTGCCATGCTCCCAGAAACTGCATTTCCCGATGATACCTGTGCTAGAGAATCAAAACATGAGTTTGTGTACAGCTTATAGAATCATAGCACAAGTAACACACACATATGTGCATGTTCACATTTGATATAGCAAAATTTTAAGTCCCAAACCCCGTTTTGTTCATACTCCATAGTCAAGACTTGCATATTCACAGAAGTGATGTTCAAGATCAAGAGAGTTACTGTGGAGCTTAACCAACCTTTTCTCTTGTTTGCCACAAAATATATGAAAAGTGAAGTTTAAGATCAAGAGAGTTAATGATGTGGAGCTTTATGGTATGGTCGAATATAGCATGGGTAGAATAAAAGAGatgatattatatcatatctcatgtttgattgatgatgggataagataagttatctcatcacttatcctatcctatgttcaaccaaacatgggatagGATGAATGGTAGGATATATCATCCACCCTCTTTTTTTATCCCTTCTATATGGAATACATTAATTTTATGCTAAGATATTGGGTATGCATAtctcatgtatcataaatttatttttttaatcatttttttatttttattttttttacatatactcattttgcaaaataaatttttttattataaattaaatttatagttaaaaaagaaaaactaaatatatatatatatatatatatatatatatatatatataataatattaataaatgacatgaattatttatatatattgaataacattaatataaaaaaaaattatttataaagtttataaattttaaccatgaatattgttaaatataagaaaattttcattttttttaaatagaaaatattggaatgcAATATAGTTgtcattttaaacattaaaaataaaatatattctcatactattttttttattcatttcacaaattaaatataaacataatataacataacatatctcattgaATATACTACCTTAAAATATTATGTCCATAGGATATACATATCCAAGGATATCATtcaatggg includes:
- the LOC104879194 gene encoding uncharacterized protein LOC104879194 codes for the protein MAPKKTVSSVRVSEASEKAIDKLNAKEFRERFLIPHDVLIDLVNEEAAMPTEKGGKNAILFTKEQFNAGLRFPLPALFKEFLHFSQIPPIFIHPNLVRVLMGCSIINMLYSLDLTLLEVFFVYSLKKAKNDIFSVSAHLPSLQMVTELPDSTKGGAKGLVAVWGGWAGLSQHPSRPFSPNYTLKIPGLELRGHLVDWVEKASFACVCKLFEIDPKERAYKTLLSARNLTEVVREPQEYVINILPRKLAKDEIVPGEHYTVKELPLYQEAKEADAERRRKLLEDRDQKKTEGTIRKAPGQKRGPDSPPKKTSGKRGKLVKKHGKDAKEPTPPKEFPPPQTTYEGEVMIEEPVNAAPHSISSGPGRMSGLNHSGPSLVAAARLANVAEEAASINHPGNLNPDAAETAPLEEAGAESQSQPSDDPDRLAIVLVKGPPLKKPRLTRDLQSGLFERLQERQQEIEISCASAHDAHPDGGEVEMATETSAVPAIIPAEDASGPMCPDENMGAPIPGHELPSPSSSEEESADDAAPASHFSYAELEAKLKQITPDWKAIKPSAKMFDMIETLVRGLRSMSQQHALFTQLLQTADYMKTFSSRHQEIENQLRLRMEEAEASLSTMREENEALRVELAEAKGQEESTAGRLHEAEGEAARLRDELSRLRTEVLNEKKQKEDLQLRLDVQKEELEREFAVEREELAADYQRQVDDTFIFGYRCCMKKNGIKRDTPSIPPSEEKKLHEKPAP